The following proteins are co-located in the Acidimicrobiia bacterium genome:
- a CDS encoding sulfotransferase, translated as MSDVSFDLDELLDEARAASGLSDFGSDDFRVGLEKLLETYDHNGFDEDARRHNRGRLLGLLSERLRIEDAWARHPEIRDVQIDAPMYLTGLPRTGTSALLNLLSQDPAMRPMELWEGMNPSPLPGNPAKEDDPRYLGIKAFTDQLYDENPDFARIHHTSADTAEECIHLLNHTFQDVQFGIEVLMEPYGSWFREQDHRASYLYYADILRMLQWCRPGERFLLKTPAHLWALDILVDIFPDCSIVITHRDPVECVGSYASMMESLMTGRSFDRRDLGPTVMEYLAAKLEYSQRCRAGIEPSRIIDIGFTDLVADPVGAVQRIYGHFGIPMTPELEQAFADYTAAHPQGEHGTHDYRLDEYGLSEQQILDRFAFYTERFPAAEHR; from the coding sequence ATGAGCGATGTCTCCTTCGACCTCGACGAGCTTCTCGATGAGGCCCGAGCGGCGAGCGGGCTGAGCGACTTCGGGTCGGACGACTTCCGGGTAGGTCTCGAGAAGCTCCTCGAGACCTACGACCACAACGGGTTCGACGAGGACGCCCGCCGGCACAACCGCGGCCGCCTGCTGGGCCTGCTGTCGGAGCGCCTCCGGATCGAGGACGCCTGGGCGAGGCACCCCGAGATCCGCGACGTGCAGATCGACGCACCGATGTACCTCACGGGCCTCCCGCGCACGGGAACGTCCGCCCTGTTGAATCTTCTGTCGCAGGATCCGGCGATGCGCCCCATGGAGCTGTGGGAAGGCATGAACCCGTCGCCGCTGCCGGGGAACCCCGCCAAGGAGGACGACCCCCGGTATCTCGGGATCAAGGCCTTCACCGACCAGCTCTACGACGAGAACCCGGATTTCGCCAGGATCCACCACACGAGTGCGGACACGGCCGAGGAGTGCATCCACCTCCTGAATCACACGTTCCAGGACGTGCAGTTCGGCATCGAGGTCCTGATGGAGCCGTACGGTTCGTGGTTCCGGGAACAGGACCACCGGGCGAGCTACCTCTACTACGCCGACATCCTGCGCATGCTCCAGTGGTGCCGACCCGGTGAGAGGTTCCTGCTCAAGACACCTGCCCACCTGTGGGCACTCGACATCCTGGTCGACATCTTCCCCGACTGCTCGATCGTGATCACGCACAGGGACCCGGTCGAATGTGTGGGCTCCTACGCCAGCATGATGGAGTCACTCATGACCGGGCGCTCCTTCGACCGACGGGACCTCGGGCCCACGGTCATGGAGTACCTGGCCGCCAAGCTGGAGTACAGCCAACGCTGTCGCGCCGGAATCGAGCCGTCACGGATCATCGACATCGGATTCACCGATCTGGTGGCCGACCCGGTGGGAGCGGTGCAGCGGATCTACGGCCATTTCGGGATTCCGATGACCCCGGAGTTGGAGCAGGCCTTTGCCGACTACACCGCCGCGCACCCGCAGGGCGAGCACGGGACGCACGACTACCGACTCGACGAGTACGGCCTGAGCGAACAGCAGATCCTCGACAGGTTCGCGTTCTACACCGAGCGCTTCCCGGCAGCCGAACACCGGTAG
- a CDS encoding acetyl-CoA acetyltransferase yields MTQGIRDRAAIAGVGCTPFGEHWEAGPSDMLADACFEAFSDAGVEPSDVDAIWVGSLYPFTGLSGGMAVDALKLFGKPATHVENFCASGLDAFRNACYAVAAGVCDVALACGVEKILDQSASGLPLDVLGAHPVMGSVSAPAVFALAATRAMEAWGWTREDLAAVAVKNHDNGADHPKAHFRRQVSVDQVLGSPCLAWPLGRLDACGVSDGAAAAVITRPELAAELPHKDDFPWVKAVQLSVHTGWPVYKSDVDYLGFPATRQAARQAYEEAGITDPRADIGLAEVHDCFTITELLNIGDLGLCDQPEAAAFVNDGRANFDGEIPVNASGGLKSFGHPIGATGCRMIYEVTRQLQERADGRQVKDASFGLAHNLGGQGSAVAVTILGANDTGP; encoded by the coding sequence ATGACGCAGGGGATTCGTGACCGAGCGGCGATCGCCGGCGTGGGCTGTACGCCGTTCGGCGAGCACTGGGAGGCGGGCCCGTCCGACATGTTGGCCGACGCGTGCTTCGAGGCCTTCTCGGACGCGGGCGTGGAGCCCTCCGACGTCGACGCCATCTGGGTGGGCTCGCTCTACCCCTTCACGGGTCTCTCGGGGGGCATGGCGGTCGACGCCCTCAAGCTGTTCGGCAAGCCGGCCACGCATGTCGAGAACTTCTGTGCGTCGGGCCTCGACGCGTTCCGCAACGCCTGCTACGCGGTCGCCGCCGGCGTGTGCGACGTCGCCCTCGCCTGTGGAGTCGAGAAGATCCTCGACCAGTCTGCGTCGGGTCTGCCTCTCGACGTGCTCGGCGCCCACCCGGTCATGGGCTCGGTGTCGGCTCCGGCCGTCTTCGCGCTGGCGGCAACGCGGGCGATGGAGGCATGGGGCTGGACCCGCGAAGACCTGGCTGCGGTCGCGGTGAAGAACCACGACAACGGAGCCGACCATCCGAAGGCCCACTTCCGCCGGCAGGTGAGTGTCGATCAGGTTCTCGGCTCTCCCTGTCTGGCCTGGCCGCTGGGTCGACTCGACGCCTGCGGTGTCTCCGACGGGGCGGCGGCTGCCGTCATCACGCGCCCCGAGCTGGCGGCGGAGCTCCCCCACAAGGACGACTTCCCCTGGGTCAAGGCCGTGCAGCTCTCGGTCCACACCGGCTGGCCCGTGTACAAGTCCGACGTCGACTATCTCGGCTTCCCCGCCACGCGTCAGGCCGCACGCCAGGCGTACGAGGAGGCCGGGATCACCGATCCCCGCGCCGACATCGGCCTCGCCGAGGTCCACGACTGCTTCACCATCACCGAGCTGCTCAACATCGGGGATCTCGGGCTCTGCGACCAGCCCGAGGCCGCGGCTTTCGTCAACGACGGGCGCGCGAACTTCGACGGAGAGATCCCGGTCAACGCCTCGGGTGGCCTGAAGAGCTTCGGGCACCCGATCGGAGCGACGGGGTGCCGGATGATCTACGAGGTCACGCGCCAGCTCCAGGAGCGCGCTGACGGGCGGCAGGTGAAGGACGCATCCTTCGGTCTGGCCCACAATCTCGGCGGCCAGGGCTCCGCGGTCGCGGTGACGATCCTCGGCGCGAACGACACCGGTCCCTGA
- a CDS encoding OB-fold domain-containing protein — protein MSNHAHLACHGAYVPPRRLPRAEMASLWGGPAVPGDRAVAGSDEDTLTMAVEAALDCLEAGPDASAIDAVFFASTTAPYVEKHAAATLAAVLGVRRDVFTADITDTLRAGTSALRLAVEAVRSGSATNALVVASDERLGEPDSISEQMLGDAAAAVVVSSAGPVRVRETAAVADEFIGPWRRADDRLVRSFQGKFETEYGCRRLLVEAAKAVLATAGLDQDEVSRMILAAPDPRTARSAGAELGSESGEPHDELFMQMGYAGAAHPLVCLGAILERADAGERLVLASYGEGADAFLFEVEDVPERPESWRGVAGSLARRFETAGYGDYLRSRDLVTRLQTDVRASPVTYQRDLSRELTLTGARCSACGLVQYPGGRVCDGCGAYRTLDDVPLGRKGRIFTNTLDHIDQNCYLTEPIPRAVIDLEGGGRIFLDVTDCRPDDVHPGLDVELTFRRIHGGGGYNNYYWKCRPDGDPNGPATQETATSTVTRQA, from the coding sequence ATGAGCAACCACGCTCACCTCGCCTGCCACGGGGCCTACGTGCCGCCCCGACGGTTGCCGCGCGCCGAGATGGCGTCCCTGTGGGGAGGACCCGCGGTCCCCGGCGACCGGGCGGTGGCCGGCAGCGACGAGGACACGCTCACGATGGCGGTCGAGGCGGCCCTCGACTGCCTCGAGGCCGGTCCCGACGCGTCGGCGATCGACGCGGTGTTCTTCGCGAGCACGACCGCCCCGTATGTGGAGAAGCACGCTGCGGCCACGCTCGCAGCCGTACTCGGGGTGCGTCGCGACGTCTTCACGGCCGACATCACCGACACGTTGCGGGCGGGAACGTCGGCGTTGCGCCTGGCCGTCGAGGCGGTGCGATCCGGCTCGGCGACGAACGCACTCGTGGTGGCCTCCGACGAGCGTCTGGGCGAACCCGATTCGATCTCGGAGCAGATGCTCGGAGACGCAGCGGCCGCTGTCGTCGTGTCGAGCGCCGGACCCGTGCGGGTTCGGGAGACCGCGGCCGTCGCCGACGAGTTCATCGGACCGTGGAGGCGGGCCGACGACCGCCTGGTTCGCTCCTTCCAGGGCAAGTTCGAGACCGAGTACGGCTGCCGACGCCTGCTGGTGGAGGCGGCCAAGGCCGTGCTGGCCACCGCCGGGCTGGACCAGGACGAGGTCTCGAGGATGATCCTCGCCGCACCCGACCCGCGCACGGCTCGGAGCGCCGGCGCCGAGCTCGGCTCCGAGAGCGGCGAACCCCACGACGAGCTGTTCATGCAGATGGGGTACGCGGGCGCCGCACATCCTCTAGTGTGTCTCGGAGCGATCCTCGAGAGGGCCGACGCCGGCGAACGACTCGTCCTGGCGAGCTACGGCGAGGGCGCCGATGCGTTCCTGTTCGAGGTCGAGGACGTGCCGGAGCGTCCGGAATCCTGGCGGGGTGTCGCCGGATCTCTTGCGCGCCGCTTCGAGACAGCGGGCTACGGCGACTATCTCCGGTCACGCGACCTGGTGACCCGCCTCCAGACCGACGTACGCGCGTCGCCCGTCACGTACCAGCGCGACCTGTCCAGGGAGCTGACGCTGACCGGAGCGCGCTGTTCCGCCTGCGGTCTGGTCCAGTACCCGGGAGGGCGGGTCTGTGACGGCTGCGGCGCGTACCGGACGCTCGACGACGTTCCTCTCGGCCGCAAGGGTCGGATCTTCACGAACACCCTCGACCACATCGACCAGAACTGCTATCTGACCGAGCCGATCCCCCGGGCCGTGATCGACCTGGAGGGCGGCGGCAGGATCTTCCTCGACGTCACCGACTGCCGGCCCGACGACGTTCATCCGGGGCTCGACGTGGAGCTCACGTTCCGGCGCATTCACGGCGGTGGCGGGTACAACAACTACTACTGGAAGTGTCGGCCGGACGGTGACCCGAACGGTCCCGCCACGCAGGAAACGGCGACGTCGACGGTGACAAGGCAGGCCTGA
- a CDS encoding lipid-transfer protein: MRETKTMPSIRDAAAVVGVATTGFSTDSGRTEYSLAAECIKAAVDDAGLRPEDVDGIVKDVVDGIDAMYIQKALGIDNLTYAGDSRYGTLPLLNAVTAVAAGIATTVVYYRSANNASGRRAGSDFRAAKETKDESLDMIRYDFHAPFGLLTPDASIGMAVRRYMHEFGASAEQIGWVPVVCSEHAAKNPHAIFYDAPITLADYIDADVVVDPLRTLDCAPDVDGAIAIVVTTADRAADLAHPPAFVMANAQGTSTEGEQLSSYSRPRLSELPEMRLMGEELYRVAGIGPDDISVAQLDDRFAPLVPLQLEALGFCAEGEGAAFCEGGDALRVGGRLALNTNGGFLGEGFAYGANIIEAVRQIRGTSSNQVGDAEVVLVASGAGGPADGCILRR, translated from the coding sequence GTGAGGGAGACGAAGACGATGCCGAGCATCAGAGACGCCGCTGCCGTCGTGGGCGTGGCGACGACCGGCTTCTCCACCGACTCCGGGCGTACCGAGTACTCGCTGGCCGCCGAGTGCATCAAGGCGGCCGTCGACGACGCCGGCCTGCGTCCCGAGGACGTCGACGGCATCGTGAAGGACGTGGTCGACGGCATCGATGCGATGTACATCCAGAAGGCGCTCGGCATCGACAACCTCACCTATGCGGGCGACTCGCGTTACGGGACCCTCCCGCTGCTGAACGCGGTGACCGCCGTCGCTGCGGGCATCGCCACAACCGTCGTGTACTACCGGTCGGCGAACAACGCGTCGGGACGGCGCGCAGGCTCGGATTTCCGCGCTGCGAAGGAGACCAAGGACGAGTCGTTGGACATGATCCGCTACGACTTCCACGCGCCCTTCGGTCTTCTCACACCCGACGCCTCGATCGGCATGGCCGTGCGCCGGTACATGCACGAGTTCGGGGCCTCGGCCGAACAGATCGGGTGGGTGCCGGTCGTCTGCAGCGAGCACGCGGCCAAGAACCCGCACGCCATCTTCTACGACGCACCGATCACCCTCGCCGACTACATCGATGCCGATGTCGTCGTCGATCCTCTCCGTACCCTCGACTGCGCTCCCGACGTCGACGGAGCGATCGCCATCGTCGTCACGACGGCCGACAGAGCGGCGGACCTCGCGCACCCACCGGCCTTCGTGATGGCGAACGCGCAGGGCACGTCCACCGAGGGCGAGCAGCTGTCGAGCTACAGCCGACCACGACTGTCGGAGCTCCCCGAGATGCGTCTCATGGGTGAGGAGCTGTACCGGGTGGCAGGGATCGGGCCGGACGACATCTCGGTGGCGCAGCTCGACGACCGCTTCGCCCCGCTCGTGCCCCTGCAGCTCGAGGCACTCGGATTCTGCGCCGAGGGCGAGGGAGCGGCCTTCTGCGAAGGGGGCGACGCTCTGCGTGTCGGCGGCCGCCTGGCCCTGAACACGAACGGCGGCTTCCTCGGTGAGGGCTTCGCGTACGGGGCGAACATCATCGAGGCGGTGCGCCAGATTCGGGGAACGTCCTCCAACCAGGTGGGCGACGCGGAGGTCGTCCTCGTCGCCAGCGGCGCCGGCGGGCCCGCGGACGGCTGCATTCTCAGAAGGTAG
- a CDS encoding Zn-ribbon domain-containing OB-fold protein, with amino-acid sequence MEYVPGIPILKPSIDADNKPFWDAVANHELVLQKCGACDIYYQPPRPMCAECKSMDTMEWVPSSGRGHIYSYVNFTTDRMAYPAMKVPYSVVLVELEEGIRLVSNLMDIEPDEVEFGMPVEVVFDDISDDLTLYKFKRRAA; translated from the coding sequence ATGGAATACGTTCCGGGAATACCAATCCTGAAGCCGTCGATCGACGCCGACAACAAGCCGTTCTGGGATGCGGTCGCGAATCACGAGCTCGTGCTGCAGAAGTGCGGAGCCTGTGACATCTACTACCAACCTCCGCGGCCGATGTGTGCCGAGTGCAAGTCCATGGACACCATGGAATGGGTCCCGTCCTCGGGTCGGGGACACATCTACTCCTACGTCAACTTCACGACCGACCGGATGGCCTACCCGGCCATGAAGGTTCCGTACTCGGTCGTGCTCGTCGAGCTGGAGGAAGGGATCCGGCTCGTCAGCAATCTCATGGACATCGAACCCGACGAGGTCGAGTTCGGGATGCCGGTCGAGGTGGTCTTCGACGACATCTCCGACGACCTGACGCTCTACAAGTTCAAGAGGCGAGCCGCGTGA
- a CDS encoding lipid-transfer protein yields MLQEYVERRYRPDRKPSVESNLIKDNTAIVGIGETEFSRDSGRDELDMACEAIKAAVDDAGLTMDDIDGLEGFTLERTSAPTVIGSLGIPNLRFAHQISFGGGAACANVMHAAAAVATGVANYVVCYRSLNEASGHRYGRGDGYVGYLSEAPTLHYGYFFPFGLLTPLSWAGMYGMRWMHEYGVEPEHIGWYPVVLRENAQRNPRAIFHDKPMTHQDYMDSPMIVEPLRLFDCCVDTDGAAALVVTTAERAKDLKQPPAHILAAAQSCPPEQEIQTSYNRPIITGLPETWYMAEELFRVAGVSRADIDVAQLYDPFSLGALVQLEELGFCERGEGAAFCDGGDRIRPGGELPLNTSGGLLSEAYIHGYNLMNEAVRQIRGTSTSQVEDAELSLVTGGPGVPTSGFILRR; encoded by the coding sequence ATGCTGCAGGAGTACGTCGAGAGGCGCTACCGGCCGGACCGGAAGCCGAGCGTCGAATCGAACCTGATCAAGGACAACACGGCGATCGTCGGCATCGGCGAGACCGAGTTCTCGAGAGACTCCGGGCGTGACGAGCTCGACATGGCCTGCGAGGCCATCAAGGCGGCGGTCGACGACGCCGGGCTGACGATGGACGACATCGACGGCCTCGAAGGGTTCACGCTCGAGCGTACGTCCGCGCCCACCGTGATCGGCTCGCTGGGCATCCCGAACCTGAGGTTCGCCCACCAGATCAGCTTCGGAGGCGGAGCCGCCTGCGCGAACGTGATGCACGCGGCCGCGGCGGTGGCAACGGGGGTCGCCAACTACGTCGTCTGCTACCGGTCGTTGAACGAGGCGTCCGGGCACCGCTACGGGCGGGGCGACGGATACGTGGGGTACCTGAGCGAGGCGCCGACGCTGCACTACGGCTACTTCTTCCCGTTCGGACTGCTGACCCCGCTCTCCTGGGCCGGCATGTACGGCATGCGGTGGATGCACGAGTACGGAGTCGAGCCCGAACACATCGGTTGGTACCCGGTCGTGCTCCGAGAGAACGCCCAGCGAAATCCGAGAGCGATCTTCCACGACAAGCCGATGACGCATCAGGACTACATGGACTCCCCGATGATCGTCGAACCGCTACGTCTGTTCGACTGTTGTGTCGACACCGACGGCGCGGCGGCCCTCGTCGTGACCACCGCCGAACGGGCCAAGGACCTGAAGCAGCCACCCGCCCACATCCTGGCGGCCGCGCAGAGCTGTCCGCCCGAACAGGAGATCCAGACCTCCTACAACCGGCCGATCATCACGGGCCTGCCGGAGACGTGGTACATGGCGGAGGAGCTCTTCCGGGTTGCCGGTGTCAGCCGCGCCGACATCGACGTCGCCCAGTTGTACGACCCCTTCAGTCTCGGGGCCCTCGTCCAACTCGAGGAGCTCGGCTTCTGCGAACGCGGCGAGGGCGCGGCGTTCTGTGACGGCGGCGACCGGATCAGGCCCGGTGGTGAGCTCCCGCTCAACACGTCGGGCGGCCTGCTCTCGGAGGCCTACATCCACGGCTACAACCTGATGAACGAGGCGGTGCGACAGATCAGGGGCACCTCCACGAGCCAGGTGGAGGACGCGGAGCTGAGTCTGGTCACGGGTGGTCCCGGAGTGCCGACGAGCGGTTTCATCCTGAGGAGGTAG
- a CDS encoding Zn-ribbon domain-containing OB-fold protein, whose product MTAAADTSEQPASAQSTPAQPTPDQIPHPAMWGVLYRSSTPFWEAVTRHELQLQRCAECGHWLHPPRPMCPRCRSAESEWVTASGHGTIYSWVTYRESPHPAFDAPHSVVLVELDEGVRLVSNPVDIPPDDLEIGMPVEVVFEDVDDELTLFTFRRAA is encoded by the coding sequence ATGACAGCAGCCGCAGACACCTCCGAGCAGCCGGCATCAGCGCAGTCGACGCCGGCGCAGCCGACACCGGATCAGATCCCGCATCCGGCGATGTGGGGGGTCCTCTACCGGAGCAGCACGCCGTTCTGGGAAGCAGTCACGCGCCACGAGCTGCAGTTGCAACGCTGCGCGGAATGCGGCCACTGGCTGCACCCGCCCCGGCCGATGTGCCCGAGGTGCCGGTCGGCCGAGTCGGAATGGGTCACGGCATCGGGTCACGGCACGATCTACAGCTGGGTCACGTATCGGGAGTCGCCCCACCCCGCGTTCGACGCGCCGCACTCCGTCGTGCTCGTCGAGCTCGATGAAGGTGTGCGCCTCGTGAGCAACCCCGTCGACATCCCGCCCGACGATCTCGAGATCGGGATGCCCGTCGAGGTCGTCTTCGAGGACGTCGACGACGAGCTGACGCTCTTCACCTTCCGGAGAGCGGCGTAG
- a CDS encoding TIGR03617 family F420-dependent LLM class oxidoreductase, giving the protein MGSSGGLRVQSVMSAPTHDDAGNGGAPVGVAGIAAAARKAEELGFDGVTAPEAGHDPFLPLAIAAEHTERIALGTNVAIAFPRSPLVTAQLAWDLQQLSGGRFQLGLGTQVRGHVERRYASSWTGPPGPRLRDYIGCLEAMFTTFETGEAPAFESDHYRFTLMNPFFNPGPIEHPHIPIHLAAVNPYMARLAGERCDGLRLHPIATFRYTREVVLPAVEAGAATGGRPVDDVDIIGAPFLAVAENDEGVEAARQALKRNIAFYASTRTYHAVLDFHGWTDVGLELHQMSREGRWKEMPGRISDTMLDEWAIIATCDELAATIERRCGDLYSTVLLDLSPSLRRNEEWVADTVAALQRG; this is encoded by the coding sequence ATGGGGAGCAGCGGGGGTCTGCGTGTCCAGAGCGTCATGTCGGCCCCCACCCACGACGACGCCGGGAACGGCGGAGCGCCCGTCGGCGTGGCGGGCATCGCGGCCGCGGCCCGGAAGGCCGAGGAGCTCGGTTTCGACGGCGTGACGGCTCCGGAGGCCGGCCACGACCCCTTCCTGCCGTTGGCGATCGCCGCCGAACACACCGAGCGGATCGCGTTGGGCACGAACGTGGCGATCGCGTTTCCCCGGAGCCCGCTGGTGACCGCGCAACTGGCGTGGGACCTGCAACAGCTCTCGGGAGGCCGGTTCCAGCTGGGTCTGGGCACGCAGGTCCGGGGACATGTGGAACGCCGCTATGCGTCGTCGTGGACGGGCCCGCCCGGCCCGCGGCTGCGCGACTACATCGGATGCCTCGAGGCGATGTTCACGACGTTCGAGACAGGTGAAGCGCCCGCCTTCGAGAGCGACCACTACCGCTTCACGCTGATGAACCCGTTCTTCAACCCGGGTCCGATCGAGCATCCCCACATCCCGATCCACCTCGCTGCGGTCAACCCCTACATGGCGCGCCTCGCCGGCGAGCGCTGCGACGGGTTGCGCCTCCACCCGATCGCGACGTTCCGCTACACCCGCGAGGTCGTGCTCCCCGCCGTCGAGGCGGGAGCCGCCACCGGCGGGCGCCCGGTCGACGACGTGGACATCATCGGCGCTCCGTTCCTGGCGGTCGCCGAGAACGACGAGGGGGTCGAGGCCGCCAGACAGGCGTTGAAGCGGAACATCGCCTTCTACGCCTCCACCCGCACCTACCACGCCGTCCTCGACTTCCACGGCTGGACGGATGTGGGCCTCGAGCTCCACCAGATGTCCCGGGAGGGCCGGTGGAAGGAGATGCCGGGCCGGATCAGTGACACGATGCTCGACGAGTGGGCCATCATCGCCACATGCGACGAACTGGCCGCCACGATCGAGCGGCGTTGCGGCGACCTCTACTCGACGGTCCTTCTCGACCTCTCACCGTCGCTGCGCAGGAACGAGGAATGGGTGGCCGACACGGTCGCTGCACTGCAACGGGGATGA
- a CDS encoding enoyl-CoA hydratase-related protein: MASGEKEYLFEVDEGVGVVTLNRPERLNAISWDLSSDLIELFRDLRQRDEVRVIVLTGAGRGFCSGGDAEWLSGSDERGLPGLSDVPLERYQRKTPAGPVAEFTRMIVEVDKPVIAAVHGPAMGAGLSFALACDRRFADTTTRMSAAMVRLGFAPDCGITWFLPRVTSLSTALMMVETGRILEADECLREGLIDELVDEGEALPTALRYAKQLAGGPSVAVDLARRFVHKALTSTLDEMLDYEAVAATMSAHTADAREGTQAFVEKRRPHFEGH; the protein is encoded by the coding sequence ATGGCATCCGGGGAAAAGGAGTACCTCTTCGAGGTCGACGAGGGGGTCGGTGTCGTCACGTTGAACCGTCCCGAGCGCCTGAACGCGATCAGCTGGGACCTGTCGAGCGATCTGATCGAGCTGTTCCGCGATCTCCGCCAGCGCGACGAGGTGCGCGTGATCGTGCTCACGGGCGCCGGCCGCGGCTTCTGCTCGGGCGGCGACGCCGAGTGGCTGAGCGGATCCGACGAACGGGGTCTGCCCGGGCTCTCCGACGTGCCTCTCGAGCGATACCAGCGCAAGACCCCCGCAGGGCCCGTCGCCGAGTTCACGCGCATGATCGTCGAGGTCGACAAGCCGGTGATCGCCGCCGTTCACGGGCCGGCGATGGGTGCGGGGCTCTCCTTTGCGCTGGCCTGCGACCGGCGCTTCGCCGACACGACGACACGGATGAGCGCTGCCATGGTGCGCCTCGGCTTCGCGCCCGACTGCGGCATCACCTGGTTCCTGCCGCGCGTCACCAGCCTCTCGACGGCGTTGATGATGGTGGAAACCGGCAGGATCCTCGAGGCCGACGAGTGCCTGCGCGAAGGACTGATCGACGAGCTCGTCGACGAGGGTGAGGCCCTGCCGACGGCGCTGCGCTACGCGAAGCAGCTGGCGGGCGGCCCGAGCGTGGCCGTCGACCTCGCTCGCCGTTTCGTCCACAAGGCGCTCACGTCGACCCTCGACGAGATGCTCGACTACGAGGCCGTGGCCGCCACCATGTCCGCCCACACGGCCGATGCCCGTGAAGGTACACAGGCCTTCGTGGAGAAGCGCAGGCCACACTTCGAGGGGCACTAG
- a CDS encoding EthD domain-containing protein → MEKVMYCVTAEPGMDSSALRESLRGRVAERLAALGAHGVQVNVADDAVAPAEDLRILSSPTPAEAVVSVWIDSAVDEFREPFDQAIAENTATSAAYLVTESVPVANTLHPAEPGERVDGFAQLAFLTRPTDLTVDEWLDIWLNSHTRIAIDTQATFLYVQNVVTRVLTDGATPWDAIVEEAFPAAAMTDPQVFFDSVGDDERLAERQETMLTSVQRFVDLATIEVVPTSRYVMRSALVRM, encoded by the coding sequence GTGGAAAAGGTCATGTACTGCGTGACGGCAGAGCCCGGCATGGACTCGTCGGCACTGCGGGAATCGCTGCGGGGCAGGGTGGCGGAGCGACTCGCCGCGCTCGGGGCACACGGTGTGCAGGTGAACGTGGCCGACGATGCGGTCGCACCGGCTGAGGATCTCCGCATCCTCTCCTCGCCCACTCCCGCCGAGGCGGTCGTGTCGGTCTGGATCGACAGTGCCGTCGACGAGTTCCGGGAACCCTTCGATCAGGCCATCGCCGAGAACACGGCGACCTCGGCCGCCTACCTCGTCACGGAGTCGGTGCCCGTTGCGAACACGCTCCATCCGGCGGAGCCGGGTGAGCGCGTCGACGGATTCGCCCAGTTGGCGTTTCTCACGAGACCCACCGACCTGACGGTCGACGAGTGGCTCGACATCTGGCTGAACAGCCACACGCGGATCGCCATCGACACCCAGGCCACGTTCCTCTACGTCCAGAACGTCGTGACCCGTGTCCTGACCGACGGAGCGACGCCATGGGACGCGATCGTCGAGGAGGCGTTCCCGGCGGCGGCGATGACCGACCCCCAGGTCTTCTTCGACTCTGTGGGCGACGACGAGCGACTGGCGGAACGCCAGGAGACGATGCTCACCAGCGTGCAGCGCTTCGTCGACCTGGCGACGATCGAGGTCGTTCCGACGAGCCGGTACGTGATGCGCTCAGCGCTCGTGAGGATGTAG